In Musa acuminata AAA Group cultivar baxijiao chromosome BXJ2-3, Cavendish_Baxijiao_AAA, whole genome shotgun sequence, the following proteins share a genomic window:
- the LOC103979557 gene encoding monolignol oxidoreductase AtBBE-like 15 translates to MALSASASLAVLSLLLTATSAISSLDATDEGFMKCFLDQTGTSNSSTQLLYSPNTTAYDAILRSSIQNIRFIYSSSTTKPVLIVTATNESHVQAAVVCSRTHGLRVRVRSGGHDYEGMSYVSEGDRFINVDLAALRSVTVDAEHGTAWVQAGATLGEVYYTIAEKNRTVGFSAGVCTTIGVGGHFSGGGIGTLSRKYGTAADNIVDLRLVDANGRILDRESMGEDYFWAIRGGGAASFGIVLSYKIELNYVPPIVTAFNVIKTLKQDATKLVTKWQQIGPNLDENLYIRVIALAKDDDEAEGNRTIQAVFNSLYLGTCKELLTVMGSRFPELGFEAADCNEMSWLESVLFFAGYSGRPTEVLLDRRPEFNSSFKAKSDFVREPVTETTLEEIWRILMEAKDEPLVLIMEPFGGVLDEIAESATPFPHRKGNLYIIQYFMRWFETDVETTERHLNWLRKLYALMTPYVSKNPRAAYLNYKDIDLGRTATVWGPMYFKNNFNRLASVKCQVDPDNFFGNEQSIPPIKSRMMFNDNV, encoded by the coding sequence ATGGCGTTATCAGCCTCAGCAAGTCTTGcagttctttctcttcttcttacaGCCACCTCCGCTATCAGCTCTCTCGACGCCACCGATGAAGGCTTCATGAAGTGCTTCCTTGACCAAACTGGTACCTCCAACTCATCCACCCAACTCTTGTACTCCCCCAACACCACAGCCTACGACGCCATCCTCCGATCATCCATCCAAAACATCCGCTTCATCTACTCGTCGAGCACGACGAAGCCCGTCCTCATCGTGACCGCGACCAACGAGTCGCACGTCCAGGCCGCCGTCGTCTGTAGCAGGACGCACGGCCTCCGCGTCCGGGTCCGAAGCGGCGGCCACGACTACGAGGGCATGTCGTACGTGTCGGAAGGTGATCGGTTTATCAACGTCGACCTCGCTGCTCTCCGGTCCGTCACTGTCGATGCCGAGCACGGCACGGCCTGGGTTCAGGCGGGTGCAACGCTCGGAGAGGTCTACTACACCATCGCGGAGAAGAACAGGACCGTCGGGTTCTCGGCCGGTGTCTGCACCACGATTGGTGTCGGCGGCCACTTCAGCGGCGGCGGGATAGGGACCTTGTCGAGGAAGTACGGCACCGCTGCTGACAACATCGTAGATTTGCGATTGGTGGACGCCAACGGAAGGATTCTGGACCGGGAATCCATGGGGGAGGACTACTTCTGGGCCATTAGAGGCGGCGGCGCAGCAAGCTtcggcatcgtcctctcctacaagaTCGAGTTGAACTACGTTCCGCCCATCGTCACCGCATTCAACGTGATCAAGACCTTAAAGCAAGACGCCACAAAGCTGGTCACCAAGTGGCAGCAGATCGGCCCCAACCTCGACGAGAACCTGTACATACGGGTCATCGCGCTAGCCAAGGACGACGACGAAGCAGAGGGGAACCGGACCATCCAAGCCGTGTTCAACTCCCTCTACTTGGGAACATGCAAAGAGCTCCTCACCGTGATGGGGAGCAGATTCCCCGAGTTGGGGTTCGAGGCGGCAGACTGCAACGAGATGAGTTGGTTGGAGTCCGTTCTGTTCTTCGCAGGCTACTCGGGTAGACCGACCGAGGTCTTGTTGGATAGGAGGCCGGAGTTCAACAGCTCCTTCAAGGCGAAGTCGGACTTCGTGAGAGAACCCGTGACAGAGACAACATTGGAAGAGATATGGAGGATTCTGATGGAAGCGAAGGATGAACCCTTGGTACTGATCATGGAGCCCTTCGGTGGGGTTCTGGATGAGATAGCAGAGTCGGCGACTCCCTTCCCTCACAGGAAGGGGAATCTGTACATCATCCAGTACTTCATGAGGTGGTTTGAGACGGACGTGGAGACAACGGAGAGGCACCTGAATTGGCTGAGGAAGCTGTATGCCTTGATGACTCCGTACGTCTCTAAGAACCCGAGGGCAGCCTATCTCAACTACAAGGATATCGACCTGGGAAGAACTGCTACCGTTTGGGGTCCCATGTACTTCAAGAACAACTTCAACCGGTTGGCGTCCGTAAAGTGTCAGGTTGACCCTGACAACTTCTTCGGGAACGAACAAAGCATTCCGCCTATCAAGTCACGTATGATGTTCAACGATAACGTATGA
- the LOC103979556 gene encoding LEAF RUST 10 DISEASE-RESISTANCE LOCUS RECEPTOR-LIKE PROTEIN KINASE-like 2.5, with translation MEVLLGKVEKLVPARYSYSDVERITSCFSHILGQGGCGVVYKGKLPDGRPVAVKVMKDCKGSVKDFFTEVIAIGCTYHVNIVSLLGFCSEGPKQVLIYQFMSNGSLEKYIHDARQATSTLDATKLLRIAIGVARGLEYLHHGCNVGILHFDIKPQNILLDEEFCPKIADFGLAKLCRSAEGIIKMLGARGTVGYIAPEVFSRCYGGVSPKSDVYSYGMMILEMVGGRKKCTAQEEERTSEIYLPHWVCKHLDSDGNLRSFRAMTEVEEEIARTMVLVGLWCIQTRPSDRPSMTKVLDMLEGRITELQAPPMPVLTSPPSSTMHSIAAQSQKMVSVVTS, from the coding sequence ATGGAGGTCCTCTTGGGGAAGGTTGAGAAGTTGGTGCCCGCGAGATACTCTTACTCTGATGTGGAGAGAATTACCTCTTGCTTCAGTCATATACTAGGACAAGGTGGTTGTGGCGTTGTGTACAAAGGGAAGCTCCCCGACGGCCGCCCCGTTGCCGTCAAAGTCATGAAGGATTGTAAAGGCAGTGTCAAAGACTTCTTCACTGAGGTCATTGCCATCGGCTGCACGTACCACGTGAACATCGTCTCCTTGCTCGGCTTCTGCTCAGAGGGCCCAAAACAAGTTCTCATCTACCAGTTCATGTCGAATGGTTCGCTGGAGAAGTACATCCACGACGCGAGACAAGCCACATCGACTCTCGATGCGACAAAGCTGCTACGGATTGCCATCGGCGTCGCTCGAGGCCTGGAGTATCTCCATCACGGATGTAACGTTGGAATCCTGCACTTTGACATCAAGCCTCAAAACATTCTACTCGACGAGGAGTTTTGCCCCAAGATTGCTGATTTCGGACTCGCCAAATTGTGCCGCTCCGCGGAGGGCATCATCAAGATGCTGGGCGCCCGAGGCACCGTCGGGTACATCGCCCCGGAGGTGTTCTCCCGCTGCTATGGAGGAGTGTCGCCCAAGTCAGATGTCTATAGCTacggcatgatgattcttgaaatGGTTGGAGGAAGAAAGAAGTGCACAGCTCAGGAGGAGGAACGTACGAGTGAGATTTATCTCCCCCACTGGGTCTGTAAGCATCTCGATTCGGATGGAAACTTGAGGTCGTTTAGAGCCATGACCGAGGTGGAAGAAGAGATAGCGAGAACGATGGTGTTAGTCGGGTTGTGGTGCATACAAACGAGGCCTTCGGACCGACCCTCGATGACGAAGGTGCTGGATATGTTAGAAGGAAGGATCACAGAGTTGCAGGCACCACCAATGCCAGTTCTTACTTCTCCTCCATCATCAACGATGCATTCCATCGCAGCTCAGTCGCAAAAGATGGTCTCAGTGGTGACTTCTTAA
- the LOC103979015 gene encoding tubulin beta chain has product MREILHVQGGQCGNQIGAKFWEVICDEHGIDGTGKYSGDSDLQLERINVYYNEASGGRYVPRAVLMDLEPGTMDSIRSGPVGQIFRPDNFVFGQSGAGNNWAKGHYTEGAELIDSVLDVVRKEAENCDCLQGFQVCHSLGGGTGSGMGTLLISKIREEYPDRMMLTFSVFPSPKVSDTVVEPYNATLSVHQLVENADECMVLDNEALYDICFRTLKLSNPSFGDLNHLISATMSGVTCCLRFPGQLNSDLRKLAVNLIPFPRLHFFMVGFAPLTSRGSQQYRALTVPELTQQMWDAKNMMCAADPRHGRYLTASAMFRGKMSTKEVDEQMLNVQNKNSSYFVEWIPNNVKSSVCDIPPKGLKMASTFIGNSTSIQEMFRRVSEQFTAMFRRKAFLHWYTGEGMDEMEFTEAESNMNDLVAEYQQYQDATADEEEYEEEEEELAD; this is encoded by the exons ATGAGGGAGATACTTCACGTTCAGGGCGGGCAGTGCGGGAACCAGATCGGTGCCAAGTTCTGGGAGGTGATCTGCGACGAGCACGGCATAGACGGCACCGGGAAGTATTCCGGCGACTCTGACCTCCAGCTCGAGCGTATTAATGTATATTACAACGAGGCTAGCGGCGGCCGCTACGTCCCCCGCGCTGTGCTCATGGATCTAGAACCGGGCACGATGGATTCCATCAGATCCGGTCCCGTCGGTCAGATCTTCAGGCCCGATAACTTCGTCTTCGGCCAGTCCGGGGCTGGGAACAACTGGGCCAAGGGGCACTACACTGAGGGCGCCGAGCTCATCGATTCGGTCCTCGATGTGGTCAGGAAGGAAGCCGAAAACTGCGACTGCTTGCAGG GCTTCCAAGTTTGCCACTCTTTGGGAGGAGGAACTGGGTCTGGCATGGGCACCCTTCTTATCTCTAAGATCAGGGAGGAATACCCAGACAGAATGATGCTAACCTTCTCTGTCTTCCCATCGCCGAAGGTGTCTGATACAGTTGTGGAGCCGTACAATGCTACACTCTCAGTTCATCAACTTGTTGAGAATGCTGATGAATGTATGGTCCTTGACAATGAAGCGTTGTATGATATCTGCTTTCGCACACTGAAGCTTTCAAACCCTAGTT TTGGCGATCTCAATCACTTAATCTCTGCTACAATGAGTGGCGTCACATGCTGCCTTAGGTTCCCTGGGCAGCTAAATTCTGACCTCCGGAAGCTTGCTGTAAACCTCATCCCATTCCCCCGCCTCCACTTCTTTATGGTAGGGTTTGCACCCCTGACCTCAAGGGGTTCACAACAGTACCGGGCCCTCACAGTACCTGAATTGACCCAGCAAATGTGGGATGCCAAGAACATGATGTGTGCTGCTGACCCCCGCCATGGCCGGTACTTAACTGCCTCAGCCATGTTCCGTGGGAAGATGAGCACAAAGGAAGTAGATGAGCAGATGCTCAATGTTCAGAATAAGAACTCTTCCTATTTTGTGGAGTGGATACCAAACAATGTCAAGTCTAGCGTGTGTGACATTCCACCGAAAGGGCTCAAAATGGCCTCCACTTTCATTGGGAACTCGACATCCATCCAAGAGATGTTCAGGAGGGTTAGCGAGCAGTTCACAGCCATGTTCAGGAGGAAGGCTTTCTTGCACTGGTACACTGGAGAAGGTATGGACGAGATGGAATTCACGGAGGCTGAAAGCAACATGAATGATCTGGTGGCTGAGTACCAGCAGTACCAAGACGCAACAGCAGATGAGGAAGaatatgaagaagaggaagaagagttggCAGACTGA